The proteins below come from a single Pieris brassicae chromosome 1, ilPieBrab1.1, whole genome shotgun sequence genomic window:
- the LOC123710161 gene encoding ATP synthase subunit beta, mitochondrial-like, translating into MFSTVGRVGILATKTVVSNAFAEKTPLVAGALVNKRDYAAKAAAGKGQGKIVAVIGAVVDVQFEDNLPSILNALEVQNRSPRLVLEVAQHLGENVVRTIAMDGTEGLVRGQPVLDSGSPIRIPVGVETLGRIMNVIGEPIDERGPIPTDKTAAIHAEAPEFVDMSVQQEILVTGIKVVDLLAPYAKGGKIGLFGGAGVGKTVLIMELINNVAKAHGGYSVFAGVGERTREGNDLYHEMIESGVISLKDKTSKVALVYGQMNEPPGARARVALTGLTVAEYFRDQEGQDVLLFIDNIFRFTQAGSEVSALLGRIPSAVGYQPTLATDMGTMQERITTTKKGSITSVQAIYVPADDLTDPAPATTFAHLDATTVLSRAIAELGIYPAVDPLDSTSRIMDPNIIGEEHYNVARGVQKILQDYKSLQDIIAILGMDELSEEDKLTVSRARKIQRFLSQPFQVAEVFTGHPGKLVPLEETIKGFSKILQGQYDHLPEVAFYMVGPIEEVVAKAETLAKNA; encoded by the coding sequence ATGTTTTCTACCGTCGGTAGAGTTGGTATATTGGCCACAAAGACGGTAGTATCAAATGCCTTTGCAGAGAAGACACCTCTCGTTGCCGGAGCACTTGTGAATAAACGTGACTATGCTGCTAAAGCTGCTGCGGGAAAAGGACAGGGTAAGATAGTTGCAGTCATCGGTGCCGTCGTAGATGTACAGTTTGAAGACAATCTTCCATCCATCCTCAATGCTCTTGAAGTACAGAACCGTTCGCCAAGGCTCGTCCTTGAAGTGGCGCAACACTTGGGAGAAAACGTCGTGCGTACTATCGCTATGGACGGTACCGAAGGTTTGGTTCGCGGTCAGCCAGTTCTCGACTCAGGATCTCCTATTCGTATCCCGGTGGGAGTAGAAACTCTTGGTCGGATTATGAACGTCATTGGTGAGCCCATCGACGAACGCGGACCAATCCCAACCGACAAAACCGCTGCAATCCACGCTGAAGCTCCAGAGTTTGTGGATATGTCTGTACAACAGGAGATTCTTGTGACGGGAATCAAAGTTGTAGACTTATTAGCCCCATATGCCAAGGGAGGAAAGATTGGTTTGTTTGGAGGTGCCGGTGTAGGCAAGACCGTACTCATTATGGAGCTGATCAACAATGTAGCTAAGGCTCATGGTGGTTACTCTGTATTTGCTGGAGTTGGAGAGCGTACTCGTGAAGGTAATGACTTATACCATGAAATGATTGAGTCTGGAGTAATTTCACTAAAAGACAAGACCTCCAAAGTAGCTCTTGTGTATGGTCAGATGAATGAGCCCCCTGGTGCTCGTGCCCGTGTAGCCTTGACAGGTCTGACTGTGGCTGAATACTTCAGGGACCAAGAGGGTCAGGATGTATTGCTTTTTATTGACAACATTTTCCGTTTCACACAGGCTGGTTCAGAAGTATCTGCCCTTTTGGGTCGTATTCCATCAGCTGTAGGTTACCAGCCCACTCTAGCTACTGACATGGGTACTATGCAGGAACGTATTACTACTACAAAGAAGGGTTCTATTACATCTGTGCAGGCCATTTATGTGCCAGCTGATGACTTGACTGATCCTGCTCCGGCCACAACCTTCGCTCACTTGGATGCTACTACTGTGCTGTCCCGTGCTATTGCTGAGCTAGGTATTTACCCTGCTGTGGACCCTCTTGACTCAACTTCCCGTATCATGGATCCCAATATTATTGGTGAAGAGCACTACAACGTCGCCCGTGGCGTTCAGAAAATTCTACAAGACTACAAGTCCCTCCAGGATATTATTGCTATCTTGGGTATGGATGAGTTGTCTGAAGAAGACAAGCTGACCGTGTCACGTGCGCGTAAAATCCAAAGGTTCCTCTCTCAACCTTTCCAAGtagctgaagttttcactggTCACCCAGGTAAACTGGTACCACTGGAAGAAACCATTAAAGGATTCTCAAAGATCCTGCAAGGACAATATGACCACCTTCCTGAAGTTGCCTTCTATATGGTTGGTCCTATTGAAGAAGTTGTAGCCAAGGCGGAAACACTAGCAAAGAATGCATAA